The stretch of DNA TATCTGGCCAATCGTAAAAAGTACACAGATGATGAGCTCAAACAGGAAAATATTTTAATATTTGATATGGGAGGCGCTACTATAAATACTAGTGTAATTACGTTAAAACCTTTAACCGATGAAAAAGGGCAAACGGTATATGACTCTAATATCCAAGGAAAACTTGGATATAGTATTGGAGGTGACACCATTGATTATGTGTTGTTGAAAATATGCTATGAAGAAAGTGGTAGTAGCACGAGTTTACATAATTACCTAAAACCCGCCTTTAACAAGAATGCTAATTTATCTCTAAAAAACAAGTTAAAACAGTTTGCTTTATCTTTAAAAATGGAAATTATTAAAAATAATCAAGAGAAAAAAAATTACATCTTATCGACTGCCCAACTAAATAATATAATAAGAAACGAACTGTCAATAACTGCAGGATTAGACAGTTCTAATTCTCTGGTCAAACTGTTTAATAATGAACATATAGAACAAGAAATAGCAGCCATTGAGCTTAATCTTTCTAATAAGTTTATTACTCAAGAAGAATACGAACTCAAAATGAAAGAATTAAAAAATAAACCAAAGAAGCTTTATGATCACCCTTTGTTTATAAAATATATAATAAATAATATTAAAAGCGCCATAGATGATGTAGTCTCTTTAGCCAATAAGAAAATAGACACTATAATCTTTTCTGGCAGAAGTGTGTTTTTCCCCGAAATAAAACAAACAGTATCCAGAAGGATTGGAAAAGTTAAAAACACCGTAGAACTTTCTTTCGATGAGTCTAAGACGGCTGTTGCTAAGGGAGCATGTTGGTATGGCGTTGCAAAATCTGGTATTACAGTAAACAATATTAAAACAAATGGCGTATTTGGTTTTAAACATACCAAAACTGGTGTAAAAGGCGAAGAAGAATTTGTCGAATTGATTCCTTTCGGAAAGAAATTTAACGGTATGAAAACTCCAAAAGCAACTGGTAAGCAAACAGTGAAAAGCAATTTTAAATTTGACAACCACCATGTGGAGTTTTATCAAATAATGGGGAAAAATGCCCAAGAAATTGTTCGTAGAGATGATATGAGTCATAAAAAAAATAAAGTAGCCAGAATTCGAGCAGATCAGGATGTGATTGAACAGTATATGGAAGTATATGAAAACGATATGGTTGATTGCGCAATAAAGTTAGTAACCGGAAAACCTAAAAAAGCAAAAAACATCATTTCAGATATGGAAATTACTAATGAAAATGAAGAACATTATACCTGGTATATAGAATAAAACAACCAAAACATGAAAAAATTAGTTTTAATATTATTAACAGTTTTCACCATCCAAAATACATTTACTCAAAATTGGATTGAAGGGGAAAATTGGATTGAAATAGCACTTGACAAAGGGATTAAAATAGAAAATAACGACTCACATGAGTTAAAAAATGATACTGCAATTTTTCCGATACTTTTGGAAAAAGGAGAAATATTAATTAATAAGGAAAAGGGAGCTGAAGGTAAAAAACTTAATCATAAAGACAACCAAGATTACATTATTTTCAATGAAGATCTTTTAAGGTTTAAGGTCGATCAAAATCGATACAAATTAATACAACAACCTAATATTGATCTATATAAAAAGCTTTTAGCAAAGAAGCATACTATTTTTAAACAAGAAGAAGAAGAAAAAAACAATCTTGAGATTGATCTTTCTAAGGTTAAAAAACTCTTGAGCGACAATAACGTTAGTACTAAATTCTATTTAATCTTTCATAATGATGATAATGATGATAATGATGACATAATCACATTTGATAAAAAACATGCTTGTATTTCCACTAGTAAAATCGGATATGAGACACGTTTATTCATTCCAGGCTTTCCATCTATTTTTCTCAATGCTAATGATATAACAAAATATAAAGCAAATATTATAGTTTCTGTAAAAGATACGCTGGACAATGGTGATATTATTGGAATTAATCATCCTAGCAATACATGGTATAGAATTAAAAGAAGCTACCTAACCCAAAGCAACAGAAAGAAAGATTCTACATATTCTTTAGAGCCAAATACTCTTAGAAACCTTTCCCAAACGGAAAAATATACATTGGCGAAGTCAACATTTCTTAATAAAAATGTATACAGTTATAATAATGGGACATGGGGAAAAACAACCGAACTAAAACTCCTTAATACTGTAATAATTTTTGTTATTATTATCCTTATTGGGCTTTTAATATGGTTTTTATTAAATAAATACTTTAAGCACCCTATAAAAAAACATTACGACAATGAAGGCATCAAAGAGTTTATGGAAACCCATAATTTGTCTACTAAAAAGTTTAAGAAACTAAATCCTATCTTCAAATCTTATCATTTTGATTCCTCAGAAAATCGTAGCTCAAATGCTAACATTTTAGAAAAAATAGAAAAAGAAGGAAATGATTTAAATATAGACTATTACTATGCTTTTAAACCTAAAAGAGAAAACAACGAAACACCTATAGGCGAAAGTGAGTCATATAATAGAATTACTTCGGAATTGACAATAGAAAAACTCGAAAACCTGCTGCATCAAAATACGAATAGCATTATTCAGGAAATTCGTAGACAAAAGAACGATGAAAAACAAAACATAACGCTAGAAGAATTAAGAGACAAAAAAAAGGAATTAGAATCCGCAGAAACCAAAATTGAGGGGCTTGAAGAATCACTTAAAGACATTAAAAACCAAAATGAGAAATTAGGATCTAACCTTATAGAAAGTTCAAAAAACTTAGATTTATATAAGAATCAATTAGTTTTTGTTAATACTGAGCTTCAATCAATCGGAAAAAATTATGTTGAGTTAATCAATCATTTCAAAAGTGCTCAAAAAGAAATCATCAATTTCGTCAATAATAAAAGCCTCGACATTAATGAAAAACAAGGTAACTTGATTTTAAGCATTATGGGGAATTACCCAAGCAACAATTTTGATGACTGGCTTATATTTTTAAATCAATTATCCAAAGGTAAAGTTTTTACTGATACAACATTATCCGATACCATTATAGGCCACAGTGATGACGATGAAAAAGTAAGATATCTTAAAATAGGAGCCTATAAAAATTTGTGGGAACCCTATGCTAATGCAATATTTCTCCAGTTGGAGCATTTAAGAGTATTGAGCAACATTACCGAGCCAAATCAATTTTCTGATGATTTACAAAAAAGAGCAATAACTATAATTAACAATTTAAAAAAGAGCTTGCAAGATTTAGCTAATTTAAAAATTAATTATATACCTATCTTAAGTCATTACGAATCAGAAACTTTCACAAAAGTAAGTTCCAATACTACCAATCGTATCTTTAAAAATACAAATGTAGATTCTGAGCATATTGTTCAGGTTCTTTCATTTGGTTTTAAAAAGGTGAATGGTTTTGAAAACGAAACAACTGAGGTTATAATAAAAAATTAATTATGAGGTTTATAGATCATTTAAAATTATTTTTTCGTGAGTTCGGGGAATATTTCCAGGAATTCTATAGTTTTTTTATCGATAAGTCTCTTTGGCTATTACCAATACTTGCGCTATTGGCCGTTTATTTTTTAGCTATAGTTACATCTAAGCTCAAATTCATTTCTAAAAAATCTAATGCCAATTTTAGAGTCATAAAAAGCTTTATAATTTCCTGTTCAATAGTATTAACAATAGTCATGGGACTTTCGCTTTATAGCTGGGTAATTAACTTTAAAGGTTATTTTAGCTTAGATTACCGATTTACCTTTTTACTCTCGATAATTATTGTACAAACTGTTTTAATAATTACATTTTTCAGATTAACTTCATATTTCTCCAGAAAAAAAATACAAGAAATTGAAACACAACCAATTACTAGAATAAAAGAATCGCAAACTTATTTAAAGCTAAAAAAAGATTTTAGTCGATTAAAAATTTGGCTACTGCTTCCTCTAACAAGTTTTTTATTGCTTTTTTTATTAAAAAATGAACAAAACTTAGTTTCAATAGTGATTGATGCCTCAGGAAGTATGTCTGATGGAGGTCTTGAAACGGGAAAAAGTAACCTTATTAATACATTAGGCAACTTGAATCAAAAAACAACAGATTTTGTCATCTCTGTTTCACCTCATCCA from Flavivirga spongiicola encodes:
- a CDS encoding coiled-coil domain-containing protein, producing the protein MKKLVLILLTVFTIQNTFTQNWIEGENWIEIALDKGIKIENNDSHELKNDTAIFPILLEKGEILINKEKGAEGKKLNHKDNQDYIIFNEDLLRFKVDQNRYKLIQQPNIDLYKKLLAKKHTIFKQEEEEKNNLEIDLSKVKKLLSDNNVSTKFYLIFHNDDNDDNDDIITFDKKHACISTSKIGYETRLFIPGFPSIFLNANDITKYKANIIVSVKDTLDNGDIIGINHPSNTWYRIKRSYLTQSNRKKDSTYSLEPNTLRNLSQTEKYTLAKSTFLNKNVYSYNNGTWGKTTELKLLNTVIIFVIIILIGLLIWFLLNKYFKHPIKKHYDNEGIKEFMETHNLSTKKFKKLNPIFKSYHFDSSENRSSNANILEKIEKEGNDLNIDYYYAFKPKRENNETPIGESESYNRITSELTIEKLENLLHQNTNSIIQEIRRQKNDEKQNITLEELRDKKKELESAETKIEGLEESLKDIKNQNEKLGSNLIESSKNLDLYKNQLVFVNTELQSIGKNYVELINHFKSAQKEIINFVNNKSLDINEKQGNLILSIMGNYPSNNFDDWLIFLNQLSKGKVFTDTTLSDTIIGHSDDDEKVRYLKIGAYKNLWEPYANAIFLQLEHLRVLSNITEPNQFSDDLQKRAITIINNLKKSLQDLANLKINYIPILSHYESETFTKVSSNTTNRIFKNTNVDSEHIVQVLSFGFKKVNGFENETTEVIIKN